Sequence from the Microbacterium sp. AZCO genome:
TCCATGGCTGTGACCATAGGTGCTGCGAAATGCACCGAGGTGGGGTGAGCTTGTGTCAGAATCTGCTATGGCCAAGGAGTCCACACTGCGCTTCGGCGCACAGACCGACGAAGTCACGAGCCTTCTGCGCATCGTGAACATGGTCCGCACCCACGAGGCATCCACGCGTCCCGAGATCGGGCGCGTGACGGGTCTCGGGCGCGGCGTCGTGACGCAGCGCGTCGACCAGGCGATCGAGATGGGATTCCTCGAGGACGGCGAGTTCGGCCCCTCCTCGGGAGGCCGCGCGCCCCGCACGCTGCGCTTCCGCAGCGATCAGGGCCGCATCGCCGTGTGCGCCCTCGGAGCGCTGCACATCCACGTCGGCGTCGCCCTCCTCGAAGGCGACATGATCGATGAGACACACCGCGCCTGGGACATCTCGAAGGGCCCGGCCGAGACCCTCGACACCGCGATGGCCATGCTCGACGAGCTCCTCGAGCGCACCCCCGATCTGCCTGTCTGGGGCATCGGGGTCGGGGTCCCGGGACCGGTCGACTTCCTCACCGGCCGGCCCGTCGCCCCGCCGATCATGCCCGGCTGGAACGGCTTCGACGTACGCCGCAAGTTCGAGCAGCGCTACGAGGCCCCGGTCTGGGTGGACAACGACGTGAACCTCCTGGCCCTCAACGAGCGCACGCGCCGGCGCGAGGAGCATGCCGATCTGATCTACTGCAAGATCGGCACGGGCATCGGCGCGGGACTGCTCTCGCAGGGACGGCTCCACCGCGGTGCCAACGGCGCCGCAGGCGACATCGGCCACGTGCGCGTGCGCGACTCCGACGTGCCCTGCCGCTGCGGCAAGATCGGCTGCCTCGAGGCGGTCGCCGGCGGATGGGCGCTCGTGCGCGACGCGGAGAAGGCGATCGAGGAGGGTGCGACGGGCTACCTTGCCCGCGCGGGCGCCGCCGGCGAGGCGATCACGCCGGAGCGGATCTCCCT
This genomic interval carries:
- a CDS encoding ROK family protein; this encodes MAKESTLRFGAQTDEVTSLLRIVNMVRTHEASTRPEIGRVTGLGRGVVTQRVDQAIEMGFLEDGEFGPSSGGRAPRTLRFRSDQGRIAVCALGALHIHVGVALLEGDMIDETHRAWDISKGPAETLDTAMAMLDELLERTPDLPVWGIGVGVPGPVDFLTGRPVAPPIMPGWNGFDVRRKFEQRYEAPVWVDNDVNLLALNERTRRREEHADLIYCKIGTGIGAGLLSQGRLHRGANGAAGDIGHVRVRDSDVPCRCGKIGCLEAVAGGWALVRDAEKAIEEGATGYLARAGAAGEAITPERISLAAEDGDAVAIALVQRSARVMGESIATLVNVFNPSTIVVGGAVPAAGEIFLAEVRQRVYELSLPLATRDLVIAQSANDVREPLRGGAEMVREQLFDATFPRWFGDGRPSIGAIFATAA